The Alphaproteobacteria bacterium genomic interval CCACATGGTCCTGTTCTTCGAGCGGCCCTATCCCAACTATTATTTTCCACGGGATGCGGTGGCCGCCGGCGTGCTGAGCCCGAGCGAGACGCGGGAAAGCGGCAATCCGCGCGGCGAGAAGCTGTTCTGGGACGTGACGGTCAACGGCAAGACGGCGAAGGACGCCGCCTTTACCTATCGCCAGCCACCGAAGGCCGGGCAAGCCGATCTGGAGTCCTATGTGACCTTCGCCTGGAAGGCGATGGACGCGTGGTTCGAGGAAGACGAGCGGATCTATGTGCACGCCCGCAACCCCTATCACCGGGTGGATGCGGTGGCCTCGTCGCGTCATGTGCAGGTGAGCGTGGACGGCACACTGGTGGCGGACACCCGGCGGCCGGTCCTGCTGTGGGAAACCGGGCTGCCCACGCGCTATTACATTCCGCCACAGGACGTGCGGCTTGACCTGTTGCAGTCAAGCGATACACAGACGGCCTGTCCCTATAAGGGCGAGGCGCGATACTACTCGGTGGTGGCCGACGGCAAGACCCACAAGGACCTGGCCTGGTGGTATCCCATGCCGATCCCCGAACAGGCGAAGCTGCAGGGCCTGATCTGCTTCTACAATGAAGCGGTGGACATGAGCGAGGACGGCATCGCGCTGGAGCGGCCGAAGACGCATTTCCGCTAGACCCCGCGCCTGACGCATCCCATGAAAGCCTGACGCCGGCCGCTGACCCGCGGTCGCTGCCCAACCCCAAGCGGAAGACGAGACATGGCCTGGACCCGCCCGCGCGCGGATTCCCTGACGATTGCCGCGCTGCTGACGGCGCTGGCCGCCTACGGGCCACTGGCGGTAGATGTCTATCTGCCGTCCCTGCCCAGCATCGTCGCCGACTATGGGACGACCGAGGAGAAGGTGCAGCTTACGCTGAGCCTGTTCTTCGTCGGTTTCGCGCTGGGCCAGTTGCTGCACGGGCCCCTGTCGGACCGTTTTGGCCGGCGGCCGGTGCTGATCGCCGGCACCGCCACCTTCATTCTGGCTTCGATCATGGCGGCGCTGGCCAGCAGTGTGGATATGCTGATCGTCGCCCGCTTCCTGCAGGCGCTGGGAGCGGCCTCCGGCAGCGTTCTGTCGCGGACGGTTGTGCGCGATGTCTACGGGCCCGAACGCTCGGCCCGGGTGATGGCCTATATGGCCGCCGCCATGGGCCTGGCGCCGTCTCTTGGACCGATGATCGGCGGTCAGATAGAAGAGTTTCTTGGCTGGCGCTGGAACTTCGCCTTCGTGGCGGCGGCGGCCGGGCTGTGCCTGCTGGCGATCATCAGCCTGCTGAAAGAGACCAACCCGAAGTTCAATCCCGAGGCGGTCAATTTCGGCCCCATGCTGCGGATCTTCGCCCGCCTGGCGGCGGAGCCCGCCTATCTGGGCCATGCCCTGACCCTGGCCTTCAATTTCGGCGGCTATTTTGCGTTCATTTCCGCCTCCGCCTTCGTCTTTATCGAGTTTCTGGGTCTGACACCCGGCGTCTATGGCGTCTGCTTCGGCGCGGCGGTGCTGGGCGGCCTGTCGGGCAATCTGACCTCGGGCCGGCTGGTCCGCCGGGTGGGCAGCCCGCGGCTGGTGCTATGGGGCGGCATCGCTGGCGCCGCATCGGGGCTGGCCATGGCGGGGCTGGCCTGGGGTGGCTCCACCGGTGTATGGCAGATTCTGATTCCCATGGCGGTCTATACCTTTGGCATGGGGTTGATCATGCCCAATACCATCGCCATGGCCATTGCGCCGTGGCCGCACAATGCGGGGGCGGCCTCCTCCCTGCTGGGCTTCATCCAGATGGTGCTGTCAGCGGCGGCCGGCATCCTGGTGGTGTGGGCCAGCGACGGCACCCAGTTGGCGATGGTGACGGCCATCGCCATCGGCGGCGTCGGTGCCTTGCTGAGCCATGTCTGGCTCGGCCGGCGCGGGCGGCGGCCGGCCACAGCCCAGTGAGTCACGCCGCAACGAGTCAGGCCGCAACGAGTCAGGCCTCAATGAATCAGGGAGGCGGCGCCACATGGTCGGCAAGGGCCGCGAGCAGAGCTTCCGTCAACAGGCCATCGCTGGCGATGCCGGCATCCGACTGAAAGCGGCGGATGGCGGCGACCAGCACCGGTGACTTGTCATCGCTCAGCAAGCCCGGATCATAGCCCGCCGCCCGCAACAGAGCCTGGCCGGCGGCCAGACGCTCCGGCCAGGCGATAGCCACCAGCGCTGATCGCGCCTGATCGGCCACGCGCCGGTCGCCGCGCGCCAGCGCCAGAGCCAGCCAGCGCGCGGCAAGCCCATCATCGGCCGGCACGCCCCGTCCGGTGCGATGAAGCACACCCAGCATGAGGCCGGCATCGGCCGCACCGGCCGCCGCCGCCATCTGCAGCCAGGTGACGGCTTGCGCCTCTGCCGCCGCACCGCCGCCAGCCAGAAGAAGGCGGGCCAGTTCATACTGGGCTACTACATCGCCTTGTGCGGCGGCGCGCCGGTAGGCGGCCATCGCCTGATCGGTGTCGCCGGCGCGGGCGCTGGCCCGGGCCAGCGCATGAGCCAGCCGCGGGTCAGCGGGCGACTCCGCCGTCGCGGCGCGGCACAACGGCAAGGCCAGCTCCGGCCGGATATCCAAAAGAGCCGCCACCCGGTCCGGCGCGGCAGCGGCAAGGCAGGCCTCCGCGGTGGAACCGGCTGCCATGTCCGCCGCAAGCGCCATCCCCGCAACCGGCGCGACGGCGGCCGGCATGTAGAGCATGGCGGCCAACACCACGGCCGACCCGGCAGCATGGGCGATGGCATGAAGTGATTTCATAGGGTCGCACGACGGATCATGGTCAGGCCCAAGGGGCACACGAGCACCCGGACAGTCTAGTGCAAGCCCGGTGCGGCAGGCAGAATGCACGCCACACATACCAGGGAGCGCCCCCATGAAGATTACCCGCGTCCGAGCGACGCCTGTCAACCTGCCGCTGGAAGCGCCCTATGACTGGACCTTCGGCGCCCTGCCCGGCTTTACCAAAGCGGTGATCGAGGTGGAGACCGACGAAGGCATCACCGGTCTTGGCGAAGCGCCACGCGGCGAACTGGCGGCGATGATCAATGATAGCCTTGGCCCGCGCCTGGTGGGCCGCGACCCGTTCGACATCGCCGGGCTGGAGGCGCGCTGTGTGCCGGGGCTGCGTGGCGTACAGTCCACCACGCCCTTCCCCCTGCTGCGCGCCTGGGGCGGCATCGAGACGGCACTGTGGGACATTCGCGGCAAGGCGTGGAACCAGCCGCTGTACCAGCTACTGGGCGGCGCCGTACGCAAGGACATTCCGTTTACGGAGTATTTTTCGTTCCGTCAGGCGTTGAACGGCAAGGGCGGGGAACAGACGCCGGAAGCGGTGGCCGACTATTGCGTTGAAATGCACGAGACCCACGGTTCCACTTTCTTCGAGGGAAAGTTCACCACCGCCGACCCGGAGCCGAGCCTGGAAATGTTGCGGCAGATCCGTCGCCGTCTGGGCGACAAGATCATGCTCCGCATCGACTCCAACAAGGCCTATTCGGTAGCCACCGCGCGAATGATAGCGCCGGAACTGGAGGAGCTGGGTGTGCGCGGCTGGGAAGACCCGGTGGCCAGCTTTCAGGAGATGGCGATTCTGCGCCGCTCCACCTCCATTCCCTTCTCGGTCCACAACTGCAATTTCCAGCATGCGGTGGCGCTGGGCACACCCGACATTTTCGTCACCGACACCGCGACCCATGGCGGCATCAGCCATGCGGTGCGCTTCATCGGCGCCTGCGAACAGATGGGGATCGACTTCTGGTTCTATTCAGGCGACGCCGGTATCACCAGCGCGCTGTACCTGCACATGTGTGCGGCGCTCAACTGGGTCCGCGAACCCAACCAGTCGCTGTTCACCCAGCAAGTGGCGGATATCATCATCGGCGGCCCGTTCAAGACCAAGAACAACACCGTGCGGGTGCCGGAAGGACCGGGCCTTGGGGTCGAGCTTGACCGCGACCGCATGGCCCACGCCCACAAGGACTTCGTGGAC includes:
- a CDS encoding DUF427 domain-containing protein codes for the protein MYQIDDYTIEASPRRVRAYFNGQCIADSRHMVLFFERPYPNYYFPRDAVAAGVLSPSETRESGNPRGEKLFWDVTVNGKTAKDAAFTYRQPPKAGQADLESYVTFAWKAMDAWFEEDERIYVHARNPYHRVDAVASSRHVQVSVDGTLVADTRRPVLLWETGLPTRYYIPPQDVRLDLLQSSDTQTACPYKGEARYYSVVADGKTHKDLAWWYPMPIPEQAKLQGLICFYNEAVDMSEDGIALERPKTHFR
- a CDS encoding multidrug effflux MFS transporter; this encodes MAWTRPRADSLTIAALLTALAAYGPLAVDVYLPSLPSIVADYGTTEEKVQLTLSLFFVGFALGQLLHGPLSDRFGRRPVLIAGTATFILASIMAALASSVDMLIVARFLQALGAASGSVLSRTVVRDVYGPERSARVMAYMAAAMGLAPSLGPMIGGQIEEFLGWRWNFAFVAAAAGLCLLAIISLLKETNPKFNPEAVNFGPMLRIFARLAAEPAYLGHALTLAFNFGGYFAFISASAFVFIEFLGLTPGVYGVCFGAAVLGGLSGNLTSGRLVRRVGSPRLVLWGGIAGAASGLAMAGLAWGGSTGVWQILIPMAVYTFGMGLIMPNTIAMAIAPWPHNAGAASSLLGFIQMVLSAAAGILVVWASDGTQLAMVTAIAIGGVGALLSHVWLGRRGRRPATAQ
- a CDS encoding peptidoglycan-binding domain-containing protein, translating into MKSLHAIAHAAGSAVVLAAMLYMPAAVAPVAGMALAADMAAGSTAEACLAAAAPDRVAALLDIRPELALPLCRAATAESPADPRLAHALARASARAGDTDQAMAAYRRAAAQGDVVAQYELARLLLAGGGAAAEAQAVTWLQMAAAAGAADAGLMLGVLHRTGRGVPADDGLAARWLALALARGDRRVADQARSALVAIAWPERLAAGQALLRAAGYDPGLLSDDKSPVLVAAIRRFQSDAGIASDGLLTEALLAALADHVAPPP
- a CDS encoding mandelate racemase/muconate lactonizing enzyme family protein; protein product: MKITRVRATPVNLPLEAPYDWTFGALPGFTKAVIEVETDEGITGLGEAPRGELAAMINDSLGPRLVGRDPFDIAGLEARCVPGLRGVQSTTPFPLLRAWGGIETALWDIRGKAWNQPLYQLLGGAVRKDIPFTEYFSFRQALNGKGGEQTPEAVADYCVEMHETHGSTFFEGKFTTADPEPSLEMLRQIRRRLGDKIMLRIDSNKAYSVATARMIAPELEELGVRGWEDPVASFQEMAILRRSTSIPFSVHNCNFQHAVALGTPDIFVTDTATHGGISHAVRFIGACEQMGIDFWFYSGDAGITSALYLHMCAALNWVREPNQSLFTQQVADIIIGGPFKTKNNTVRVPEGPGLGVELDRDRMAHAHKDFVDNGPPNEFHDPANPGVFRRVPLS